Proteins found in one Tsukamurella paurometabola DSM 20162 genomic segment:
- a CDS encoding TIGR00730 family Rossman fold protein, translated as MTAIAVFCASRAVPAEYIQLAHEVGAAIAAGGDSLVWGGGHVSMMGAVAQSARDGGAHTLGVIPTALVDREVADHDADELLVVDTMRERKQLMDDNAEAFLVLPGGVGTLEEFFEAWTAGYLSMHDKPVVILDHDGFYAPLLDWIDQLAARGFVGDAALGKLHRATGVTDALDACRALPTAR; from the coding sequence GTGACCGCGATCGCCGTCTTCTGCGCCTCACGCGCCGTCCCCGCCGAGTACATCCAGCTGGCCCACGAGGTGGGCGCCGCGATCGCGGCAGGCGGTGACTCCCTGGTGTGGGGCGGCGGCCACGTATCCATGATGGGCGCGGTCGCGCAGTCCGCGCGCGACGGTGGCGCGCACACTCTGGGCGTGATTCCGACGGCGCTGGTCGACCGGGAGGTCGCCGACCACGACGCCGACGAGTTGCTCGTGGTGGACACCATGCGCGAGCGCAAGCAGCTCATGGACGACAACGCCGAGGCGTTCCTCGTGCTTCCGGGCGGTGTGGGCACCCTGGAGGAGTTCTTCGAGGCCTGGACCGCCGGCTACCTGTCGATGCACGACAAGCCGGTGGTGATCCTCGACCACGACGGCTTCTACGCGCCGCTATTGGACTGGATCGACCAGCTGGCGGCTCGCGGATTCGTCGGCGACGCGGCCCTCGGGAAGCTGCACCGGGCGACCGGCGTCACGGACGCGCTCGACGCCTGCCGGGCCCTGCCTACTGCCAGGTAA
- a CDS encoding long-chain-acyl-CoA synthetase, with protein sequence MNSAHKNTTVGLTDLAKGLRLLVPDLPLLVKEGPSILLRSQNSKQTIGSVFQKRAAQNPSRDFLRFRGEGISYGEANATVNTYARVLQQRGVKVGDVVGVVMHNHPQMVLVMLAIVKVGATAGLVNYNQRGAVLAHSLGILDTGTIVTDEEDLEAFDSLDDADKPADGVLLTVEDLAKQARAVRTQDPSAIENPAVTSTLPASTRAFYVFTSGTTGLPKASIMTHYRWLKGMSGFGATAVRMRGNDVMYCPLPLYHNNAALVALGSVLVSGATLAIGRKFSASKFWDEANENSATMFIYIGEICRYLLNQPAKPSDRSNTIRVAAGNGMRPEIWSEFQERFGIERIMEFYAASETNIAFVNVFNIEGTVGLCPLPHAVVEYDIDTAGPLRDGAGRLTRVKKGQNGLLLTKITKAAPFDGYTDGKANDAKLIRDGFKDGDVWFNTGDVVTNQGFDHIAFVDRLGDTFRWKGENVATTEVEGALDEADQVEGAIVYGVAIPGADGKAGMAAVKLAQDWDFDGAVLATELRDRLPGYAIPLYVRLVPSLEVTSTFKSLKGDLRKEGFESTGDDPLYVFVGGADGYVPAYEGFAADVAAAKVPDLRN encoded by the coding sequence GTGAATTCCGCGCACAAGAACACCACCGTCGGACTGACCGATCTGGCCAAGGGCCTCCGACTCCTGGTGCCGGATCTGCCGCTCCTGGTCAAGGAGGGTCCATCGATCCTGCTGCGGTCACAGAACAGCAAGCAGACGATCGGTTCGGTGTTCCAGAAGCGGGCGGCGCAGAACCCGTCGCGCGACTTCCTGCGCTTCCGTGGCGAGGGCATCAGCTACGGCGAGGCCAACGCCACCGTCAACACCTACGCGCGGGTCTTGCAGCAGCGCGGCGTCAAGGTGGGCGATGTGGTCGGCGTCGTGATGCACAACCACCCGCAGATGGTTCTGGTGATGCTGGCCATCGTGAAGGTGGGCGCCACCGCCGGCCTGGTGAACTACAACCAGCGCGGCGCCGTTCTCGCCCACAGCCTGGGCATCCTCGACACCGGCACCATCGTCACGGACGAGGAGGACCTCGAGGCTTTCGATTCGCTCGACGACGCCGATAAACCCGCCGACGGCGTGTTGCTCACGGTCGAAGACCTCGCCAAGCAGGCCCGCGCGGTGCGCACCCAGGATCCATCGGCGATCGAGAACCCGGCGGTCACCTCGACCCTGCCCGCCAGCACCCGCGCCTTCTACGTCTTCACCTCCGGCACCACCGGCCTGCCGAAGGCGTCGATCATGACCCACTACCGCTGGCTCAAGGGCATGTCGGGCTTCGGTGCCACCGCGGTTCGTATGCGCGGCAACGACGTGATGTACTGCCCGCTTCCGCTGTATCACAACAACGCAGCGCTCGTCGCTCTCGGATCGGTGCTGGTTTCCGGTGCCACCCTCGCCATCGGGCGCAAGTTCTCGGCGTCGAAGTTCTGGGACGAGGCCAATGAGAATTCGGCGACCATGTTCATCTACATCGGCGAGATCTGCCGCTACCTGCTGAATCAGCCGGCCAAGCCCAGCGACCGTTCGAACACCATCCGCGTGGCCGCGGGAAACGGTATGCGCCCGGAGATCTGGAGCGAGTTCCAGGAGCGCTTCGGTATCGAGCGGATCATGGAGTTCTACGCGGCCAGCGAGACCAACATCGCGTTCGTCAACGTCTTCAACATCGAGGGCACGGTGGGTCTGTGCCCGCTGCCGCACGCCGTGGTCGAGTACGACATCGACACCGCCGGCCCGCTGCGCGACGGTGCCGGCCGGCTCACGCGGGTCAAGAAGGGGCAGAACGGCCTGCTGCTCACCAAGATCACCAAGGCGGCCCCCTTCGACGGATACACCGACGGTAAGGCCAACGACGCCAAGCTGATCCGCGACGGATTCAAGGACGGCGACGTGTGGTTCAACACGGGCGACGTGGTGACCAACCAGGGCTTCGACCACATCGCCTTCGTGGACCGGCTCGGCGACACCTTCCGCTGGAAGGGCGAGAACGTCGCCACGACCGAGGTCGAGGGCGCGCTGGACGAGGCCGACCAGGTGGAGGGGGCGATCGTCTACGGCGTCGCGATCCCCGGTGCCGACGGTAAGGCCGGGATGGCCGCGGTGAAGCTGGCGCAGGATTGGGACTTCGACGGTGCGGTGCTCGCCACCGAGCTGCGGGACCGCCTGCCCGGCTATGCGATTCCGCTGTACGTGCGACTCGTCCCGAGCCTGGAGGTGACCTCCACCTTCAAGAGCCTCAAGGGAGATCTGCGCAAGGAGGGCTTCGAGTCCACCGGCGACGATCCGCTGTACGTCTTCGTCGGCGGCGCCGATGGATACGTGCCCGCGTACGAGGGCTTCGCCGCCGATGTCGCGGCCGCCAAGGTCCCGGATCTGCGTAACTGA
- the folP gene encoding dihydropteroate synthase, giving the protein MSRPPRSRICVTDVATPGVRSTLCGRPVPVDRALVMAIINRTPDSFYDRGSYFAVDAALDRVDAAVAEGADIVDVGGVKAGPGQTVDAAEEIARTVPFIAQVRERHPQLLISVDTWRSSVAEAAVDAGADLINDTWAGADRDLPRVAAETGAGLVCSHTGGAVPRSRPYRVRYPDVVAEVRDHLVAAADAAYAAGVREDGIVIDPTHDFGKNTHHGLALLRHLDALVDTGWPVLMALSNKDFIGETLDAGLEERVAGTLAATALAARDGARMFRVHQVADTRRVIEMVAAIDGTRPPARVVRGLA; this is encoded by the coding sequence ATGTCGCGGCCGCCAAGGTCCCGGATCTGCGTAACTGACGTGGCGACCCCGGGGGTGCGTTCCACACTGTGCGGGCGCCCGGTGCCCGTCGATCGGGCACTGGTGATGGCGATCATCAACCGCACTCCCGATTCGTTCTACGACCGCGGAAGCTACTTCGCCGTGGACGCGGCACTGGACCGGGTAGACGCGGCAGTCGCCGAGGGCGCCGACATCGTCGACGTGGGCGGGGTCAAGGCCGGCCCGGGGCAGACCGTGGACGCCGCCGAGGAGATCGCCCGCACCGTCCCGTTCATCGCGCAGGTCCGCGAGCGGCACCCGCAGCTGCTGATCAGCGTGGACACCTGGCGGTCCTCGGTTGCCGAGGCCGCTGTGGACGCCGGCGCCGATCTGATCAACGACACGTGGGCGGGTGCCGATCGCGATCTGCCGCGCGTGGCGGCGGAAACCGGTGCGGGCCTGGTGTGCTCGCACACCGGAGGAGCGGTGCCGCGTTCACGGCCCTATCGGGTGCGGTATCCGGACGTGGTCGCCGAGGTGCGCGATCACCTGGTTGCGGCGGCCGATGCCGCCTACGCCGCCGGAGTCCGTGAGGACGGCATCGTGATCGATCCGACCCACGACTTCGGTAAGAACACCCATCACGGCCTGGCCCTCCTGCGGCATCTCGACGCGTTGGTCGATACCGGATGGCCCGTCCTGATGGCCCTGTCCAACAAGGACTTCATCGGCGAGACCCTCGATGCCGGCCTCGAGGAGCGGGTCGCTGGAACACTCGCGGCCACCGCGCTGGCAGCCCGCGACGGTGCTCGCATGTTCCGTGTGCACCAGGTCGCCGACACGCGCCGGGTGATCGAGATGGTGGCTGCGATCGACGGCACCCGCCCTCCGGCCCGCGTGGTGCGGGGGCTCGCGTGA
- a CDS encoding glucosyl-3-phosphoglycerate synthase, whose amino-acid sequence MSASERIFEQPTWSVEQLTAAKAGRTVSVVLPALDEEATVGTVVASIAPLVGTLVDELIVLDSGSTDGTAARARAAGATVISREEAVPGLAPVSGKGEALWRGVAASSGDLIVFIDSDLIEPDSQFVPRLLGPLLLGSGVHLVKAYYRRPLRVFKAGEDPTGGGRVTELVARPVLAALRPELTAIVQPLGGEYAGTREFLASVPFAPGYGVEIGLLLDAHTRYGLAGIAQVNLSVRKHRNRDLRDLGVMSRQILGTALRRCGIDDSGVGITQYLVQPGPDDRFTAVTTDVTLDDRPPVDSLR is encoded by the coding sequence GTGAGTGCCTCCGAGCGGATCTTCGAGCAGCCCACCTGGTCCGTCGAGCAGCTCACCGCGGCCAAGGCGGGTCGCACGGTGTCCGTGGTGCTCCCCGCACTCGACGAGGAGGCCACCGTCGGCACCGTGGTCGCGTCGATCGCACCGCTGGTCGGCACCCTCGTCGACGAACTGATCGTGCTGGACTCGGGCTCGACCGACGGCACCGCGGCGCGGGCCCGCGCCGCCGGTGCGACGGTGATCTCGCGCGAGGAGGCGGTACCCGGCCTCGCCCCGGTTTCCGGGAAGGGGGAGGCGCTGTGGCGCGGTGTGGCGGCCTCGTCGGGCGATCTGATCGTCTTCATCGACTCCGACCTCATCGAACCCGACTCGCAGTTCGTGCCGCGGCTGTTGGGCCCGCTGTTGCTGGGTTCCGGTGTGCACCTGGTCAAGGCCTACTATCGGCGCCCGCTCCGCGTGTTCAAGGCCGGGGAGGACCCCACCGGCGGAGGCCGCGTGACCGAGCTCGTCGCGCGGCCCGTGCTCGCCGCATTGCGTCCCGAACTCACCGCGATCGTGCAACCACTGGGCGGCGAGTATGCGGGCACTCGCGAGTTCCTCGCGTCGGTGCCGTTCGCGCCCGGCTACGGCGTGGAGATCGGTCTGTTGCTCGACGCGCACACCCGTTACGGCCTGGCCGGGATCGCCCAGGTGAATCTCTCCGTCCGCAAGCATCGCAACCGGGACCTGCGCGACCTCGGGGTGATGAGCCGGCAGATCCTCGGAACCGCCTTGCGGCGTTGCGGTATCGACGATTCCGGGGTGGGCATCACGCAGTACCTGGTGCAGCCGGGGCCGGATGACAGGTTCACCGCCGTGACCACCGATGTCACACTCGACGACCGCCCGCCCGTCGACTCGCTCCGATGA
- a CDS encoding MerR family transcriptional regulator, with product MTHNPQRRLRPIDLARPHGLSTQAVRNYEDQGVLPAAERSASGYRSYRQQHVTALAAFVALTPGCGHARAAAILRAVNRDDPDAAFALLDEAHRELAADRATLRQVRTALAGVGPTDGATPSGPDVFVGDVARSIGVVPATLRTWEREGIVTPDRDRATGYRVYSPADLRDARMAQQLRRGGYSLAHIATLTRRVREAGGVEPLRDTLDGWQASLTARGRALVSGAAALDTHLRG from the coding sequence ATGACTCATAACCCTCAACGCAGACTTCGACCCATCGATCTCGCTCGCCCCCATGGTCTCTCGACCCAGGCCGTGCGGAATTACGAAGACCAGGGCGTGCTGCCCGCGGCGGAGCGCTCCGCGTCGGGCTACCGGTCGTACCGGCAACAGCACGTCACCGCGCTCGCCGCGTTCGTGGCGCTGACCCCGGGCTGCGGACACGCACGCGCCGCAGCGATCCTTCGAGCAGTCAACCGGGACGATCCGGACGCCGCGTTCGCTCTGCTCGACGAGGCGCACCGGGAACTCGCCGCCGACCGGGCGACACTGCGGCAGGTCCGAACGGCATTGGCCGGCGTCGGTCCCACCGACGGTGCCACCCCATCCGGTCCGGACGTGTTCGTCGGCGACGTGGCCCGGTCGATCGGCGTGGTTCCGGCGACCCTGCGGACCTGGGAGCGGGAGGGGATCGTGACTCCCGACCGTGATCGCGCGACCGGCTACCGGGTGTACTCACCCGCCGACCTGCGTGACGCCCGGATGGCCCAGCAGTTGCGGCGCGGTGGGTACTCGCTCGCGCATATCGCCACCCTCACCCGCCGGGTGCGCGAGGCCGGCGGCGTGGAACCGTTGCGCGACACCCTCGATGGCTGGCAGGCATCGCTCACCGCGCGTGGCCGAGCCCTGGTGTCCGGCGCCGCTGCACTCGACACACACCTGCGCGGATAG
- a CDS encoding erythromycin esterase family protein — MTCEHMDMVSFLAGLPHPPRLLALGEPMHGSEDILRVRNAVVRDLVMRGGFRSIAVESDFHRAPLVNDYIQGADIEVEQVLDDGLSHPYVHRLEAVSELLRWLRDINRTLDEPVRFYGFDGPMEMAAAPSPRDPLLRVHAALAAVVGATAGSPGEIADLIGDEARWTEEAAMYHAERSIGGSAEVARLRLLTDDLCGVADTAAPLLAADPERWWWLRADMRTAVGLLRYHAAMASDGAQRLSRLIAQRDVMMGEHLLAIAEREAGRGGTIVVAHNRHLQREPSTMTMGAHELWWFGGGAQVQTRLGADYRFVAIAIDIGAAPAHGLGEPGPGTVEGELYRSQRPNAQLYRGADLAERLRGLATRADRDARGAYFPLEAEHLAETDGVLFLREVRA; from the coding sequence GTGACTTGTGAACACATGGACATGGTTTCCTTCCTCGCCGGCCTGCCGCATCCGCCCCGGCTGCTCGCCCTGGGGGAACCCATGCACGGATCCGAGGACATCCTGCGGGTGCGCAACGCCGTGGTCCGCGATCTGGTGATGCGCGGTGGATTCCGATCGATCGCGGTCGAGTCGGACTTCCATCGCGCACCGCTGGTGAACGACTACATCCAGGGCGCCGACATCGAGGTGGAGCAGGTACTCGATGACGGCCTCAGTCACCCGTACGTCCACCGATTGGAGGCGGTGAGCGAACTCCTCCGCTGGCTCCGGGACATCAACCGCACCCTGGACGAGCCGGTCCGGTTCTACGGATTCGACGGCCCGATGGAGATGGCGGCCGCGCCCAGCCCCAGGGATCCGCTTCTGCGGGTACACGCCGCGCTCGCTGCGGTGGTGGGCGCCACTGCGGGCAGTCCGGGTGAGATAGCGGACCTGATCGGTGACGAGGCCCGGTGGACCGAGGAAGCGGCGATGTACCACGCGGAGCGCTCGATCGGCGGCTCCGCCGAGGTCGCCCGGTTACGCCTGCTCACCGACGACCTGTGCGGTGTCGCCGACACCGCAGCGCCGCTGCTCGCCGCCGATCCGGAGCGCTGGTGGTGGCTTCGTGCCGACATGCGGACCGCCGTGGGGCTACTGCGATACCACGCCGCGATGGCCTCCGACGGGGCGCAGCGGCTCAGCCGGCTCATCGCCCAGCGCGATGTGATGATGGGCGAACACCTGCTCGCCATCGCCGAGCGCGAGGCCGGTCGCGGAGGCACCATCGTCGTTGCGCACAACCGGCACCTCCAGCGAGAGCCGAGCACCATGACGATGGGCGCGCACGAGCTGTGGTGGTTCGGCGGCGGTGCCCAGGTGCAGACGCGTCTCGGAGCGGACTACCGGTTCGTCGCCATCGCCATCGACATCGGCGCCGCGCCCGCGCACGGTCTCGGTGAACCGGGACCCGGCACCGTCGAAGGCGAGCTGTACCGATCCCAGCGGCCGAACGCCCAGTTGTACCGCGGCGCTGACCTGGCCGAGCGGCTGCGCGGCCTCGCGACCCGCGCCGATCGCGATGCCCGCGGAGCGTACTTCCCACTGGAGGCGGAACATCTCGCCGAGACCGACGGCGTGCTGTTCCTGCGGGAGGTTCGGGCTTGA
- a CDS encoding NAD-dependent epimerase/dehydratase family protein — protein sequence MATALVTGGTGFVGGWTIAALLDRGDTVRTTVRDAAKADAVLARFPDADGRLTVVQADLLGDDGWTEATAGCDVVHHVASPLTATRDEEQVIRPAVDGVLRVLRAARDSGVPRVVATSSCGAVYYGHPSRETPFDESDWTNVDGGPMSAYVKSKALAERAAWDFMEREGGDLSLTTVCPTGIFGPARSADATSSLRLIDGLLSGRPPAVPNVRLNVVDVRDVVDLHLRAADAESAANRRYIAATDGVISMLDIARELRARLGDRAKRVPTRAIPDVVLRLVGRFDPEVGDLVPLLGQTRAASSARARDELGWRPRVWQDAVTASAESLLDLRARR from the coding sequence ATGGCCACAGCACTCGTCACCGGCGGAACCGGCTTCGTCGGGGGATGGACGATCGCGGCGCTCCTCGACCGCGGCGACACCGTACGCACGACGGTGCGCGACGCGGCGAAGGCGGACGCCGTTCTCGCGCGGTTCCCGGATGCCGATGGGCGGCTCACCGTCGTCCAGGCTGACCTGCTCGGCGACGACGGCTGGACCGAGGCGACCGCCGGCTGCGACGTCGTGCACCACGTCGCCTCGCCGCTCACCGCCACGCGCGACGAGGAGCAGGTGATCCGCCCCGCGGTCGATGGGGTGCTTCGGGTGCTCAGGGCCGCACGGGATTCCGGCGTTCCACGGGTGGTGGCGACGTCGTCGTGTGGCGCGGTCTACTACGGCCACCCGTCGCGGGAGACGCCCTTCGACGAGTCGGACTGGACGAACGTCGACGGCGGGCCGATGAGCGCGTATGTGAAGTCCAAGGCGCTCGCCGAGCGCGCCGCGTGGGATTTCATGGAACGCGAGGGCGGCGACCTGTCGCTCACGACGGTCTGTCCGACCGGAATCTTCGGGCCGGCCCGGTCCGCCGACGCGACCTCGTCGCTGCGGCTGATCGACGGCCTGCTGTCCGGCCGGCCCCCGGCCGTCCCGAACGTGCGGCTGAACGTCGTCGACGTGCGCGACGTCGTCGACCTGCACCTGCGGGCTGCCGACGCCGAGTCGGCCGCGAACCGTCGCTACATCGCCGCGACGGACGGTGTGATCTCCATGCTCGACATCGCCCGCGAACTGCGCGCCCGCCTCGGCGACCGCGCGAAGCGGGTGCCGACCCGCGCGATCCCCGACGTGGTGCTGCGCCTCGTCGGGCGGTTCGATCCCGAGGTCGGCGACCTGGTTCCGCTCCTCGGGCAGACCCGCGCGGCGTCGAGCGCGCGGGCCCGCGACGAGCTCGGCTGGCGGCCCCGCGTCTGGCAGGACGCGGTGACCGCCTCCGCCGAGAGCCTGCTCGACCTCCGAGCGCGTAGGTGA
- a CDS encoding TetR/AcrR family transcriptional regulator yields the protein MSTRAEQAERTRAAILAAAEALIAERGFDSTSLQQVADRAGVTKANVYYYFRTKEALLGGVVAPHAQALRALVDGAAALTDPAARRSALITGYVEQSIRAFRRIGAVGIGGDPALRRAMAATADLDAIAADALPLLLGPDPTPRRLAGWLQLGDLGPALRGLAHLPDSEVQDALVELCERALAA from the coding sequence GTGAGCACGCGAGCGGAGCAGGCGGAACGGACCCGGGCGGCGATCCTGGCGGCGGCCGAGGCGCTGATCGCCGAGCGGGGCTTCGACAGCACCTCCCTGCAGCAGGTTGCAGACCGCGCCGGCGTGACGAAGGCGAACGTCTACTACTACTTCCGCACGAAGGAGGCCCTGCTCGGGGGCGTCGTCGCGCCGCACGCGCAGGCGCTGCGCGCACTCGTGGACGGCGCTGCCGCACTGACCGACCCCGCCGCGCGGCGCAGCGCGCTCATCACGGGCTACGTCGAGCAGTCGATCCGCGCCTTCCGGCGCATCGGCGCAGTCGGCATCGGCGGCGACCCCGCGCTCCGTCGCGCGATGGCAGCCACCGCCGACCTCGACGCCATCGCCGCGGATGCGCTCCCCCTTCTCCTCGGGCCGGACCCGACGCCGCGCCGGCTCGCCGGCTGGCTGCAGCTCGGCGATCTCGGGCCCGCGCTGCGCGGGCTCGCTCACCTTCCTGACTCGGAGGTGCAGGACGCCCTCGTTGAACTCTGTGAGCGCGCTCTCGCTGCGTGA
- a CDS encoding DivIVA domain-containing protein produces MVILLYALGLLAVAAVLYGVAALVFGRGDETPPLETDATPTVLPAEDVTGADIRALRFQQVVRGYKPQEVDWALERLAREIDVLRAQLAADRGSDVSRDGGAERGD; encoded by the coding sequence ATGGTGATCCTGCTGTACGCCCTCGGCCTACTGGCGGTGGCCGCCGTGCTGTACGGGGTCGCGGCGCTGGTCTTCGGCCGCGGCGACGAGACGCCGCCGCTCGAAACCGACGCCACGCCCACCGTGCTGCCCGCCGAGGATGTCACCGGCGCGGACATCCGCGCATTGCGATTCCAGCAGGTGGTACGGGGGTACAAACCGCAGGAGGTCGACTGGGCGCTCGAGCGGTTGGCGCGCGAGATCGACGTGCTGCGCGCGCAGCTCGCCGCCGATCGCGGATCGGACGTCAGCCGCGACGGCGGTGCCGAACGCGGTGACTAG
- a CDS encoding DUF3117 domain-containing protein codes for MAAMKPRTGDGPLEATKEGRGIVMRVPLEGGGRLVVELTAEEAAALGEELRGVTG; via the coding sequence ATGGCGGCGATGAAGCCACGTACGGGGGACGGCCCCTTGGAGGCGACCAAGGAGGGGCGCGGGATCGTGATGCGCGTACCTCTTGAGGGCGGGGGACGCCTCGTGGTGGAGCTCACCGCGGAGGAAGCCGCAGCATTGGGGGAGGAACTGCGCGGCGTCACCGGCTGA
- a CDS encoding putative RNA methyltransferase: protein MVEVPSGLIAVLPALACPHCGLEFDADGGTLVCPRGHAFDIARQGYVSLLAGATANLIADDADMIAARERFFATGHYSRFHDAVATAAASVPAGLGPILDCGAGEGEYLARAVAARGGAGIGLDLSKPAARRTARRGPSIGSIVANGWDRLPIGDGALGAVLSVFAPRNASEFARVLAPGGLLVVLTPTPRHLRELVGPLGMISVEDGKVARLDGALRDRFELLDRERHEWVMELDAAAAGDLVAMGPSAHHGSADERAAQLAGLTADGPAHVTASGTVSVFRVR from the coding sequence ATGGTCGAGGTTCCGTCCGGCCTGATCGCGGTGCTACCGGCATTGGCATGCCCGCACTGCGGCCTCGAATTCGATGCCGACGGCGGCACTCTGGTGTGCCCTCGCGGCCATGCGTTCGACATCGCCCGGCAGGGGTACGTCTCGCTATTGGCGGGTGCCACGGCGAATTTGATCGCCGATGATGCGGATATGATCGCCGCCCGCGAGCGGTTCTTCGCGACCGGCCACTACAGCCGCTTCCACGACGCGGTCGCCACGGCCGCCGCGAGCGTGCCCGCCGGCCTCGGCCCGATCCTCGATTGCGGCGCCGGCGAGGGGGAGTACCTCGCCCGGGCGGTGGCGGCGCGCGGGGGCGCCGGGATCGGTCTCGACCTGTCCAAGCCCGCGGCGCGGCGCACCGCACGCCGCGGACCGTCGATCGGATCGATCGTCGCCAACGGCTGGGACCGCCTCCCCATCGGTGACGGTGCCCTCGGCGCCGTTCTCTCGGTCTTCGCTCCGCGCAACGCCTCCGAGTTCGCCCGTGTCCTCGCCCCCGGTGGGTTGCTGGTGGTGCTCACCCCGACGCCGCGACACCTGCGCGAGTTGGTCGGACCACTGGGAATGATCTCCGTCGAAGACGGCAAGGTGGCCCGGCTCGACGGTGCGCTGCGCGACCGGTTCGAGCTCCTCGACCGCGAACGACACGAGTGGGTCATGGAACTGGACGCCGCCGCCGCCGGAGACCTCGTGGCGATGGGCCCGAGCGCGCATCACGGTTCCGCGGATGAGCGCGCGGCGCAGCTCGCCGGACTCACCGCCGACGGACCCGCACACGTGACCGCGTCGGGCACCGTCAGCGTGTTCCGCGTTCGCTGA
- the glgA gene encoding glycogen synthase: MRVAMMTREYPPEVYGGAGVHVTELVARLRELCTVDVHCMGQQRPGMQDVAVATPDPELGGANTALQMFSTDLRMADAAQGADVVHSHTWYTGLAGHIAGQLYGVPHVLTAHSLEPRRPWKAEQLGGGYRLSSWAERNAVEYADAVIAVSRGMADDVIDAYPRLDTSRVHVVRNGIDTQVWHPVPGFGEDSPLTARGVDPDRPIVAFVGRITRQKGVKHLVAAAHRFAPDVQLVLCAGAPDTPEIAAETAHAVAELARSREGVHWIQDMLPTPQVREILSAATVFVCPSVYEPLGIVNLEAMACATAVVASDVGGIPEVVADGSTGTLVHYDKNHIATFEADLADAVNALAADAGRAASFGAAGRERAIAEFSWESIAAQTLEVYRHCLSR; the protein is encoded by the coding sequence ATGCGCGTTGCGATGATGACCAGGGAGTATCCGCCGGAGGTGTACGGCGGAGCGGGAGTACACGTCACCGAACTGGTCGCGCGGCTTCGTGAGCTGTGCACCGTGGACGTGCACTGCATGGGTCAGCAGCGCCCCGGCATGCAGGACGTGGCCGTCGCCACGCCCGACCCCGAACTCGGCGGGGCGAACACCGCCCTGCAGATGTTCTCGACCGATCTGCGGATGGCGGACGCGGCGCAGGGTGCGGACGTCGTGCACAGCCACACCTGGTACACCGGGCTCGCCGGACACATCGCCGGGCAGTTGTACGGGGTGCCGCACGTGCTCACCGCGCATTCACTGGAACCGCGGCGCCCGTGGAAGGCGGAACAGCTGGGCGGGGGCTATCGGCTCTCCAGCTGGGCCGAACGCAACGCCGTCGAGTACGCCGACGCGGTGATCGCGGTGAGTCGGGGCATGGCCGACGATGTGATCGATGCCTACCCCCGACTGGACACCTCGCGGGTCCACGTGGTGCGCAACGGGATCGACACCCAGGTGTGGCACCCGGTACCCGGCTTCGGTGAAGATTCCCCGCTCACCGCCCGGGGCGTGGACCCAGACCGCCCGATCGTTGCGTTCGTCGGTCGCATCACCCGGCAGAAGGGAGTCAAGCACCTGGTCGCCGCCGCGCACCGATTCGCACCCGATGTGCAGCTGGTGCTGTGCGCCGGCGCACCCGATACCCCGGAGATCGCGGCCGAGACGGCCCACGCGGTGGCCGAGCTCGCCCGCTCCCGCGAGGGTGTGCACTGGATCCAGGACATGCTGCCCACCCCGCAGGTACGTGAGATCCTCTCCGCCGCTACCGTCTTCGTGTGCCCGTCGGTGTACGAGCCGCTGGGCATCGTGAACCTCGAAGCCATGGCCTGCGCCACCGCGGTGGTCGCCTCCGACGTGGGCGGCATCCCCGAGGTCGTCGCCGACGGCTCGACGGGCACCCTCGTGCATTACGACAAGAACCACATCGCGACCTTCGAGGCCGACCTCGCCGACGCGGTGAACGCACTCGCCGCCGATGCCGGCCGGGCCGCGTCGTTCGGGGCGGCGGGACGCGAGCGCGCCATCGCCGAGTTCAGTTGGGAATCGATCGCCGCGCAGACGCTGGAGGTCTACCGGCACTGTCTGTCCCGCTGA